The following coding sequences lie in one Cannabis sativa cultivar Pink pepper isolate KNU-18-1 chromosome 5, ASM2916894v1, whole genome shotgun sequence genomic window:
- the LOC133038150 gene encoding uncharacterized protein LOC133038150 has translation MGIKKRRAEQKEKEEAMAAMMLISDDILSQIFIRIHDCQSLLRCTAVCKAWFSVINSDHFRHQKQKRLSNNLQQSKPFTLLFRHGHFDKLTKPFPYQYFSKESQTLHQKNTNNTNIIHSQDDYYLNFLPWPEFRLLSVTNDLLLLSRERGKDFMICNPFTKQWIVIPKTPIDLTEVFDYSGHGGLICENKDDKLFRYRIMLVWRKVYDESYLSDFGRLTFSSETGQWSSNFNGIWREYLRVRTTVDIEKPLKRRMKLCKENGNWIWANFKYEHLPTFCFVCGIIGHADRFCPKRFDQPMDQLVKPYGAALRADLKKKNYLVGAKWLRSGAEEGGAAAGRGGGGRVTEDLHGVKAIPKIMDVDCVDHIGDHDPMTLGKSKKKEIIKESGREIMQSAIDGNSEFMESDDDANIEEDLVVLMESGPWCTGPPIIMSIISWNCHGLGNPWAQQFLKDLVVQKKPSYLFLCETLAKKDIVERIRVAIGFEGALAVDCQGRSGGVALLWREEEDVQVLEYGLSYIDVVVCGSDQGHWRLTGIYGEPNRSLRKRTWDLIRELKNKSSLPWCIIGDLNNVTSQVDKKGGHPYPRWLVDGFNDTLMDCGLHDLELYGYPYTWERSRGTPDWVEVRIDRAMVTQSWLDFFPLAKLFNLEVSTSDHTPLHLVLINEVVVAKRHVFRFENSWLKEPLFYEIVKSCWDNGEPRGVMEKIKCCGDVLWHWGKDYSGNFPKRIKDCKLEVQKWKQGRDGVSVENYKNASANLNSVLLQREIFWKQRSKQLWLREGDSNSKYFHASATSRRRRNSIQKLKDSDGVWVDWKGRLPSVMVDYFSTLFTASAVSGHEVLQCVPSAVTNDHNNRLLEPISDEEIRRALFQMHPDKSPGPDGMTPGFYQKCWSTVSNDIITLVKNFFVVGSFPRELNHTNIVLIPKKKHPESMTDLRPISLCNVLYKIISKVLANRFKEVLPVVISSHQSAFLPGRLISDNIMVAFEIMHYLKRKRVGKEGFMAIKLDMSKAYDRVEWSFIENMLLRMGFAQHWVQLIMFCVTTVSYDVTHGGHSMGPITTSRGLRQGDPLSPYLFLICAEGLSLLLKHYERHHWLTGCRVARGAPMVSHMLFADDSYVFCKANDNEAQSVLRLLHSYELASGQQVNFAKSSVFFSKNVTSPVRDHLCGLMRLNAASDDSFYLGLPCIMGRNKNAILGFLKEKMKKKIFGWETKFLSKAGKEVLIKSVAQALPNYAMSVFLLTQEICTSLEGMMAKFWWRSQSNSTSRGVSWASWKKLSQHKHYGGLGFRDLRDYNLSFLGKQGWRLLTMEDTLVARIYKARYYPQGSFLNAELGSNPSFIWRSIWAAQELVRAGARRAIASGSSVSILLDPWLPNDSNPYVLTSNPGLVDQNVSSLMVVGERTWDIDLLNDMFEERDIQLIQSIQLSTSRTIDGWFWSMESSGFYSLPVPPKVHHFLWRACSGCLPTKVQLHSKHVNVDLLCPFCNIHLETIVHVLLDCPFSQSCWALSAVNQLAPGSSAEFSSWFFELLADGREEVSVEAAMVCWSIWHARNEVQWNHKSRSALEVVKSAKHVLGQWKITKFESPNALFAMGDISKSNCWRKPDEYTVKVNVDGATFEAHQKFGFGCVARDHHGKLIEAISESRWGCVSADIAEVIGIKEALSWIKRKGCDRVVVESDALVVVQAINSSVHMPSQFGLLVEDCRTIVASLNNVLISYVNRSANRAAHCVARGSYLLSGCIFNELNAPLSLCDIVKADAC, from the exons ATGGGTATAAAGAAGAGAAGAGCAGAACAGAAGGAGAAGGAGGAGGCTATGGCGGCGATGATGCTTATTTCAGATGATATACTCTCTCAAATATTCATCCGAATCCATGATTGCCAATCTTTACTCCGATGTACCGCCGTTTGCAAGGCCTGGTTTTCTGTCATCAATTCAGACCACTTTCGCCACCAAAAACAGAAACGATTATCAAACAATCTTCAACAATCAAAACCATTTACCCTTTTATTTAGACATGGCCACTTTGACAAACTAACAAAACCCTTTCCCTACCAATATTTCTCAAAAGAATCACAGACTCTACATCAGAAGAACACAAACAACACCAACATCATACATTCTCAGGATGATTATTACCTCAATTTCTTGCCTTGGCCGGAGTTTCGTTTGCTTTCGGTTACCAACGACTTGCTTCTGCTTTCACGCGAAAGGGGAAAGGATTTCATGATCTGCAATCCCTTCACCAAACAATGGATTGTGATTCCCAAGACTCCTATCGACTTAACTGAAGTATTCGATTATAGCGGACACGGTGGGTTGATTTGCGAAAACAAGGATGATAAATTATTCAGGTACAGAATCATGTTAGTATGGAGGAAAGTTTATGATGAATCTTACTTATCTGATTTTGGTCGATTAACCTTTTCTTCCGAAACTGGACAATGGAGTTCA AATTTTAATGGTATTTGGAGAGAATACTTGCGTGTTCGTACTACGGTGGATATCGAAAAACCATTAAAGAGGAGGATGAAGCTTTGCAAGGAGAATGGGAATTGGATTTGGGCGAATTTTAAATATGAACATCTTCCTACCTTTTGCTTTGTTTGTGGAATCATTGGGCATGCGGATAGATTTTGTCCTAAACGCTTTGATCAACCTATGGATCAATTGGTCAAACCGTATGGTGCGGCGCTACGGGCGGATCTGAAGAAGAAAAACTACCTCGTTGGTGCTAAGTGGCTTCGGAGTGGGGCCGAGGAGGGTGGTGCGGCggctggccgtggtggtggggGGCGTGTGACTGAAGATCTTCATGGAGTTAAGGCTATCCCAAAGATCATGGATGTTGATTGTGTTGACCATATTGGTGATCATGATCCCATGACTTTAGGGAAgagtaaaaagaaagaaataattaaGGAAAGTGGGAGGGAGATTATGCAATCGGCTATAGATGGAAATTCTGAATTTATGGAAAGTGATGATGATgcaaatattgaggaagatttGGTTGTGTTAATGGAAA GTGGGCCATGGTGTACAGGCCCACCCATCATCATGAGTATTATTTCCTGGAATTgccatgggcttgggaacccgtgGGCTCAACAATTCTTGAAGGATCTTGTGGTCCAAAAGAAGCCCAGTTACTTGTTTTTGTGTGAAACTCTTGCTAAAAAAGATATTGTTGAAAGAATTCGTGTGGCGATTGGTTTTGAAGGAGCCTTGGCGGTGGACTGTCAAGGGAGAAGTGGGGGTGTTGCGTTGTTGTGGAGAGAAGAGGAGGATGTTCAGGTGCTAGAGTATGGGTTGTCCTATATTGATGTAGTTGTTTGTGGTAGTGACCAAGGGCATTGGCGGTTGACGGGAATATATGGTGAGCCGAATAGATCATTACGAAAAAGAACTTGGGACCTTATAAGGGAGCTAAAAAACAAGTCAAGTTTGCCTTGGTGTATCATAGGCGACCTTAATAATGTTACTTCTCAAGTGGACAAAAAAGGTGGTCATCCTTATCCACGGTGGTTAGTTGATGGGTTCAATGATACATTGATGGATTGTGGTTTACATGATCTTGAGCTTTATGGTTATCCATACACTTGGGAGCGAAGTAGAGGTACTCCGGATTGGGTGGAGGTGCGCATTGATCGGGCGATGGTGACTCAATCATGGTTAGATTTTTTCCCTTTGGCTAAGCTCTTTAATTTAGAGGTGTCTACTTCGGATCACACTCCTTTACACttagttttgattaatgaaGTGGTGGTTGCTAAGAGACATGTTTTTCGATTTGAAAATTCATGGTTGAAAGAACCTTTGTTTTATGAGATTGTTAAAAGTTGTTGGGATAATGGTGAGCCGAGGGGTGTTATGGAGAAGATCAAGTGTTGTGGTGATGTTTTATGGCATTGGGGAAAAGATTATTCGGGGAATTTTCCTAAGAGAATAAAAGATTGTAAGCTTGAGGTTCAAAAGTGGAAGCAGGGCCGTGATGGGGTGTCGGTTGAGAACTACAAGAATGCTTCAGCCAACTTGAATAGTGTGTTGTTGCAACGTGAGATTTTTTGGAAGCAGCGAAGCAAGCAACTTTGGTTGCGTGAAGGGGATAGTAATTCTAAGTATTTCCATGCCTCAGCTACTTCTAGAAGACGTCGAAACTCCATTCAAAAGCTTAAAGACTCAGATGGTGTTTGGGTGGATTGGAAAGGGCGTCTCCCTTCGGTCATGGTGGACTACTTCTCCACGTTGTTTACTGCCTCAGCTGTCTCGGGCCACGAGGTGCTTCAGTGTGTACCTTCGGCGGTTACTAATGACCATAACAACCGGTTGTTAGAACCGATTTCTGATGAGGAGATTCGTCGAGCTCTCTTTCAAATGCATCCAGATAAATCTCCGGGTCCTGATGGCATGACGCCGGGTTTTTACCAAAAATGTTGGAGCACTGTAAGTAATGATATTATCACTCTTGTTAAGAATTTCTTTGTTGTTGGTTCTTTTCCAAGAGAGTTAAATCATACTAATATTGTGCTTATTCCTAAGAAAAAACATCCGGAGTCTATGACTGATTTGCGCCCTATATCTCTTTGTAATGtgctttataaaattatttcgaAAGTGTTAGCCAACCGATTTAAGGAAGTTTTGCCTGTGGTGATCTCAAGTCATCAAAGTGCTTTTCTTCCGGGTCGCTTGATTTCTGATAATATTATGGTTGCTTTTGAGATTATGCACTATTTGAAGAGGAAGAGAGTAGGGAAGGAGGGATTCATGGCTATTAAACTTGATATGAGTAAGGCATACGATCGAGTTGAGTGGAGTTTTATTGAGAACATGTTGCTTCGTATGGGTTTTGCTCAACATTGGGTTCAGTTGATCATGTTTTGTGTGACTACGGTTTCGTATGATGTTACTCATGGTGGTCATTCTATGGGGCCGATTACTACGTCAAGAGGGTTGCGTCAAGGTGATCCATTGTCTCCTTACTTGTTTTTGATCTGTGCCGAGGGTCTTTCTTTGTTGTTGAAGCACTATGAGAGGCATCATTGGTTAACTGGTTGTCGTGTTGCTCGGGGTGCACCTATGGTTTCTCACATGCTTTTTGCAGATGACAGCTATGTTTTTTGCAAGGCCAATGATAATGAAGCTCAAAGTGTGTTGCGGCTTTTACACAGCTATGAGCTTGCTTCAGGtcaacaggtaaattttgctaAATCCTCTGTTTTCTTTAGCAAGAATGTTACCTCGCCTGTGCGTGATCACTTGTGTGGTTTGATGCGTTTAAATGCCGCCTCTGATGATAGCTTCTATTTGGGTCTTCCTTGTATTATGGGGAGAAACAAAAATGCTATTCTTGGCTTCTTGaaggaaaaaatgaaaaagaagatTTTTGGTTGGGAGACTAAGTTCTTGTCTAAAGCTGGTAAAGAAGTGTTGATAAAGTCTGTGGCTCAAGCGCTTCCTAATTATGCAATGAGTGTTTTTCTCCTAACTCAAGAAATTTGCACAAGCCTTGAGGGGATGATGGCGAAGTTTTGGTGGAGATCCCAATCTAATTCAACTAGTAGAGGCGTGAGTTGGGCTAGTTGGAAGAAGCTTTCTCAACATAAACACTATGGTGGTCTTGGTTTTCGTGATCTTCGGGACTACAATCTCTCTTTTTTGGGAAAGCAAGGTTGGCGCCTGCTTACTATGGAGGACACTCTCGTGGCGAGAATTTATAAGGCTCGATATTACCCACAAGGTTCGTTTCTTAATGCTGAATTGGGTTCTAATCCAAGCTTTATTTGGAGAAGTATTTGGGCCGCTCAAGAGCTTGTAAGGGCCGGTGCAAGAAGGGCTATTGCAAGTGGTTCTTCGGTTAGTATCTTACTTGATCCTTGGCTTCCAAATGATTCTAATCCATATGTCTTGACAAGTAATCCTGGTTTAGTTGATCAAAATGTTTCGAGTCTGATGGTTGTTGGGGAAAGAACTTGGGATATTGATCTTCTTAATGATATGTTTGAGGAGAGAGATATTCAGTTGATTCAAAGCATCCAATTATCTACTTCTCGGACTATAGATGGGTGGTTTTGGAGCATGGAGTCCTCGGGCTTCTATTCA CTGCCCGTTCCTCCCAAAGTTCATCACTTTCTTTGGCGTGCTTGCTCTGGTTGCCTCCCAACTAAGGTACAACTTCACTCTAAACATGTAAATGTAGATCTCTTGTGTCCTTTTTGCAATATACATTTGGAGACTATTGTACATGTGTTGTTGGATTGCCCATTCTCTCAATCTTGTTGGGCTCTTTCGGCGGTGAACCAGTTGGCTCCGGGTTCTAGTGCCGAGTTTAGTAGCTGGTTTTTTGAGCTGCTAGCTGATGGTCGTGAGGAGGTTAGTGTAGAGGCTGCAATGGTGTGTTGGAGTATTTGGCATGCTCGCAACGAAGTGCAATGGAACCATAAGTCTCGGTCTGCTTTGGAAGTAGTGAAGTCGGCAAAACATGTCCTTGGCCAATGGAAAATTACTAAATTTGAATCACCTAATGCTTTATTTGCTATGGGGGATATCTCAAAAAGTAATTGTTGGCGTAAACCTGATGAGTATACGGTCAAGGTGAATGTCGATGGTGCGACTTTTGAAGCTCACCAAAAGTTTGGTTTTGGTTGTGTTGCTCGTGATCACCATGGTAAGCTTATTGAAGCTATTTCTGAGAGTCGTTGGGGTTGTGTTTCTGCAGATATAGCTGAGGTCATTGGCATCAAGGAGGCGCTTAGTTGGATAAAGCGCAAGGGCTGTGATAGGGTGGTTGTTGAGTCTGACGCTTTAGTTGTTGTTCAAGCAATTAATAGCTCAGTGCATATGCCATCCCAGTTTGGTTTGTTGGTTGAGGACTGTCGTACTATTGTTGCTAGTTTGAATAATGTCCTTATTTCTTATGTTAATCGATCTGCAAATAGGGCTGCCCATTGTGTTGCTAGGGGGTCTTATTTATTGTCAGGTTGTATTTTTAATGAGCTAAATGCTCCGCTTTCTTTGTGTGACATTGTTAAGGCTGATGCCTGTTAA
- the LOC115716387 gene encoding U-box domain-containing protein 32 isoform X1: protein MGSVAVAEKEHRVFDVEETIFVAVGKRVQQSERALLWALHNFSGMKICLLHVHTPSRLFSMIEGSTPANKLKQYMVKAYQHLEKKNLRELLDNYLLMLSRRGAQAYEVWIEADNVEKGIVEIIAQHDVRWLIMGAAADEYYNETLADLKSEKAFFVSQQASRSCHIWFICKGHLIYTRSHSQETSEREAVFPLPLMHSPSEISQSQEIKSEYPHKLSNLDFWDDTNELDEISNNLFKHCSVDSSLSSDKEFDNSKLNPLLADEELNVEEQEGKESCFSHEQAITGTEEQKWNDFEEAVKRWKDDEDIVEAKCKAKAFQKLYIKEISQIKESEETLARVKQELERMKDERDEFIKELQMVQKENLVLESELAKSEDDIKELEEKILSAVELLISFRDKRDRLRVEHGSAVREVAWLRRLMKGETSSFCKPQLPIFSFLEINEATNNFDPSWKISEGSYGTVYKGILRQMHVAIKMLPSYGSKSQSDFQHEVEIISRVRHPNVETLIGMCPESRSIVYEYFKNGSLEDCLSRKDKTIPWQIRTCIATELCSALIFLHSNKPSIIHGNVKPSNILLDANYVSKLGNLGVGFLIQKNEDLTNSTKVSNELDNESVYMDPEYLESGELRPESDVYSFGVLLLRLLTARPPDGLVKNVQCAVDNNNISAVLDISAGDWPLEQAKQLAQLALRCCQKNWLDRPDLVSVGWGVLEPMRTSCHVSGSSLVSKKRQRIPSHFTCPILQEIMEDPQIAADGFTYEAEAIRGWLHTGHDTSPMTNLKLDNLNLVPNYALQNAIQEWQLQQ, encoded by the exons ATGGGAAGCGTTGCAGTGGCTGAAAAAGAGCACCGAGTGTTCGATGTGGAAGAGACTATATTTGTTGCGGTGGGAAAGCGTGTTCAGCAGAGCGAGAGGGCGTTGTTATGGGCGCTCCATAACTTTTCAGGGATGAAGATTTGCTTGCTTCATGTTCACACACCTTCACGTCTGTTTTCAATGA TAGAAGGAAGTACTCCTGCCAACAAACTGAAGCAGTATATGGTTAAAGCATATCAGCATcttgaaaagaaaaatttaagagaACTTCTAGACAACTACCTACTTATGCTTTCACGAAGAGGG GCGCAGGCATATGAAGTATGGATTGAGGCGGATAATGTTGAGAAAGGGATTGTAGAAATCATTGCTCAGCATGATGTTAGATGGCTTATCATGGGAGCTGCTGCCGATGAATATTATAATGA GACACTGGCAGACCTAAAGTCCGAGAAAGCATTTTTTGTAAGCCAGCAAGCATCAAGGTCTTGTCATATATGGTTTATTTGCAAGGGTCACCTCATATATACCAG GAGCCACAGTCAAGAAACATCTGAAAGAGAAGCTGTTTTTCCATTGCCTCTAATGCATTCTCCTTCTGAAATCAGTCAATCCCAGGAAATAAAATCGGAGTACCCTCATAAGCTGAGCAATCTAG ATTTTTGGGATGATACCAATGAGTTGGATGAAATATCAAATAATTTGTTTAAGCATTGTTCAGTAGATTCAAGTTTGTCCTCCGACAAAGAGTTTGATAATTCAAAGTTAAACCCGTTGTTGGCAGATGAG GAGCTGAATGTGGAAGAACAAGAAGGTAAAGAAAGCTGTTTTAGTCACGAACAAGCCATTACGGGTACTGAAGAACAGAAGTGGAATGATTTTGAAGAAGCTGTAAAGCGATGGAAAGATGACGAAGATATTGTGGAGGCTAAATGCAAG GCGAAGGCATTTCAAAAGTTATATATAAAGGAGATTAGCCAAATAAAAGAGAGTGAAGAAACACTAGCAAGAGTAAAACAAGAACTGGAAAGGATGAAAGATGAGCGTGATGAGTTCATCAAAGAACTTCAGATGGTTCAGAAGGAGAATCTAGTGCTAGAGAGCGAATTAGCAAAGTCAGAAGATGATATTAAGGAATTGGAAGAGAAGATTCTCTCAGCTGTTGAACTTTTGATAAGTTTTAGAGACAAGCGGGATAGATTACGAGTAGAACATGGGAGTGCTGTAAGAGAAGTCGCATGGCTAAGAAGATTGATGAAAGGGGAAACTTCAAGCTTTTGCAAGCCACAACTCCCAATTTTCTCTTTTCTTGAGATTAATGAGGCAACTAATAATTTTGATCCGTCCTGGAAAATTTCTGAAGGAAGTTATGGAACTGTCTACAAAGGGATTCTTCGCCAAATGCATGTTGCCATAAAGATGTTGCCCTCCTATGGCTCTAAGAGTCAGTCAGATTTCCAACACGAG GTGGAGATTATAAGCAGGGTACGACATCCAAACGTGGAAACGTTAATTGGAATGTGTCCAGAATCTAGGTCCATAGTGTATGAGTACTTCAAAAATGGCAGCCTTGAAGACTGCCTCAGCCGGAAAGACAAAACCATTCCCTGGCAAATCCGTACGTGCATTGCTACTGAATTGTGTTCAGCCCTTATCTTTCTTCACTCAAATAAACCTAGCATTATACATGGAAATGTGAAACCTAGTAACATTCTTCTAGATGCCAACTACGTCAGCAAACTAGGGAACTTAGGTGTTGGCTTTCTTATTCAAAAAAATGAAGATCTGACCAACTCAACCAAAGTATCTAATGAACTAGATAATGAGTCTGTATACATGGATCCAGAGTACCTTGAGAGTGGAGAGCTTAGACCAGAATCagatgtctactcttttggtgTACTTCTTCTACGACTGTTAACTGCTCGGCCACCTGATGGGCTTGTGAAGAATGTTCAATGTGCTGTGGACAATAATAACATCAGTGCAGTGTTGGACATTTCAGCTGGTGATTGGCCACTTGAGCAAGCCAAACAGTTGGCTCAGTTGGCATTGAGGTGTTGCCAGAAGAACTGGCTGGATCGACCAGATCTCGTGTCAGTAGGTTGGGGTGTTCTTGAGCCAATGAGAACTTCATGCCATGTTTCAGGTTCATCCTTAGTTTCTAAAAAACGTCAACGGATTCCCTCCCATTTCACGTGTCCCATCCTTCAG GAAATCATGGAAGATCCACAAATAGCAGCAGATGGTTTTACATATGAAGCAGAGGCAATAAGAGGATGGCTTCATACTGGTCATGATACTTCTCCCATGACAAACCTCAAACTTGACAACTTGAATTTGGTTCCCAACTACGCACTTCAGAATGCAATTCAAGAATGGCAGCTACAACAAtga
- the LOC115716387 gene encoding U-box domain-containing protein 32 isoform X2 yields the protein MGSVAVAEKEHRVFDVEETIFVAVGKRVQQSERALLWALHNFSGMKICLLHVHTPSRLFSMKGSTPANKLKQYMVKAYQHLEKKNLRELLDNYLLMLSRRGAQAYEVWIEADNVEKGIVEIIAQHDVRWLIMGAAADEYYNETLADLKSEKAFFVSQQASRSCHIWFICKGHLIYTRSHSQETSEREAVFPLPLMHSPSEISQSQEIKSEYPHKLSNLDFWDDTNELDEISNNLFKHCSVDSSLSSDKEFDNSKLNPLLADEELNVEEQEGKESCFSHEQAITGTEEQKWNDFEEAVKRWKDDEDIVEAKCKAKAFQKLYIKEISQIKESEETLARVKQELERMKDERDEFIKELQMVQKENLVLESELAKSEDDIKELEEKILSAVELLISFRDKRDRLRVEHGSAVREVAWLRRLMKGETSSFCKPQLPIFSFLEINEATNNFDPSWKISEGSYGTVYKGILRQMHVAIKMLPSYGSKSQSDFQHEVEIISRVRHPNVETLIGMCPESRSIVYEYFKNGSLEDCLSRKDKTIPWQIRTCIATELCSALIFLHSNKPSIIHGNVKPSNILLDANYVSKLGNLGVGFLIQKNEDLTNSTKVSNELDNESVYMDPEYLESGELRPESDVYSFGVLLLRLLTARPPDGLVKNVQCAVDNNNISAVLDISAGDWPLEQAKQLAQLALRCCQKNWLDRPDLVSVGWGVLEPMRTSCHVSGSSLVSKKRQRIPSHFTCPILQEIMEDPQIAADGFTYEAEAIRGWLHTGHDTSPMTNLKLDNLNLVPNYALQNAIQEWQLQQ from the exons ATGGGAAGCGTTGCAGTGGCTGAAAAAGAGCACCGAGTGTTCGATGTGGAAGAGACTATATTTGTTGCGGTGGGAAAGCGTGTTCAGCAGAGCGAGAGGGCGTTGTTATGGGCGCTCCATAACTTTTCAGGGATGAAGATTTGCTTGCTTCATGTTCACACACCTTCACGTCTGTTTTCAATGA AAGGAAGTACTCCTGCCAACAAACTGAAGCAGTATATGGTTAAAGCATATCAGCATcttgaaaagaaaaatttaagagaACTTCTAGACAACTACCTACTTATGCTTTCACGAAGAGGG GCGCAGGCATATGAAGTATGGATTGAGGCGGATAATGTTGAGAAAGGGATTGTAGAAATCATTGCTCAGCATGATGTTAGATGGCTTATCATGGGAGCTGCTGCCGATGAATATTATAATGA GACACTGGCAGACCTAAAGTCCGAGAAAGCATTTTTTGTAAGCCAGCAAGCATCAAGGTCTTGTCATATATGGTTTATTTGCAAGGGTCACCTCATATATACCAG GAGCCACAGTCAAGAAACATCTGAAAGAGAAGCTGTTTTTCCATTGCCTCTAATGCATTCTCCTTCTGAAATCAGTCAATCCCAGGAAATAAAATCGGAGTACCCTCATAAGCTGAGCAATCTAG ATTTTTGGGATGATACCAATGAGTTGGATGAAATATCAAATAATTTGTTTAAGCATTGTTCAGTAGATTCAAGTTTGTCCTCCGACAAAGAGTTTGATAATTCAAAGTTAAACCCGTTGTTGGCAGATGAG GAGCTGAATGTGGAAGAACAAGAAGGTAAAGAAAGCTGTTTTAGTCACGAACAAGCCATTACGGGTACTGAAGAACAGAAGTGGAATGATTTTGAAGAAGCTGTAAAGCGATGGAAAGATGACGAAGATATTGTGGAGGCTAAATGCAAG GCGAAGGCATTTCAAAAGTTATATATAAAGGAGATTAGCCAAATAAAAGAGAGTGAAGAAACACTAGCAAGAGTAAAACAAGAACTGGAAAGGATGAAAGATGAGCGTGATGAGTTCATCAAAGAACTTCAGATGGTTCAGAAGGAGAATCTAGTGCTAGAGAGCGAATTAGCAAAGTCAGAAGATGATATTAAGGAATTGGAAGAGAAGATTCTCTCAGCTGTTGAACTTTTGATAAGTTTTAGAGACAAGCGGGATAGATTACGAGTAGAACATGGGAGTGCTGTAAGAGAAGTCGCATGGCTAAGAAGATTGATGAAAGGGGAAACTTCAAGCTTTTGCAAGCCACAACTCCCAATTTTCTCTTTTCTTGAGATTAATGAGGCAACTAATAATTTTGATCCGTCCTGGAAAATTTCTGAAGGAAGTTATGGAACTGTCTACAAAGGGATTCTTCGCCAAATGCATGTTGCCATAAAGATGTTGCCCTCCTATGGCTCTAAGAGTCAGTCAGATTTCCAACACGAG GTGGAGATTATAAGCAGGGTACGACATCCAAACGTGGAAACGTTAATTGGAATGTGTCCAGAATCTAGGTCCATAGTGTATGAGTACTTCAAAAATGGCAGCCTTGAAGACTGCCTCAGCCGGAAAGACAAAACCATTCCCTGGCAAATCCGTACGTGCATTGCTACTGAATTGTGTTCAGCCCTTATCTTTCTTCACTCAAATAAACCTAGCATTATACATGGAAATGTGAAACCTAGTAACATTCTTCTAGATGCCAACTACGTCAGCAAACTAGGGAACTTAGGTGTTGGCTTTCTTATTCAAAAAAATGAAGATCTGACCAACTCAACCAAAGTATCTAATGAACTAGATAATGAGTCTGTATACATGGATCCAGAGTACCTTGAGAGTGGAGAGCTTAGACCAGAATCagatgtctactcttttggtgTACTTCTTCTACGACTGTTAACTGCTCGGCCACCTGATGGGCTTGTGAAGAATGTTCAATGTGCTGTGGACAATAATAACATCAGTGCAGTGTTGGACATTTCAGCTGGTGATTGGCCACTTGAGCAAGCCAAACAGTTGGCTCAGTTGGCATTGAGGTGTTGCCAGAAGAACTGGCTGGATCGACCAGATCTCGTGTCAGTAGGTTGGGGTGTTCTTGAGCCAATGAGAACTTCATGCCATGTTTCAGGTTCATCCTTAGTTTCTAAAAAACGTCAACGGATTCCCTCCCATTTCACGTGTCCCATCCTTCAG GAAATCATGGAAGATCCACAAATAGCAGCAGATGGTTTTACATATGAAGCAGAGGCAATAAGAGGATGGCTTCATACTGGTCATGATACTTCTCCCATGACAAACCTCAAACTTGACAACTTGAATTTGGTTCCCAACTACGCACTTCAGAATGCAATTCAAGAATGGCAGCTACAACAAtga